A single window of Aspergillus oryzae RIB40 DNA, chromosome 8 DNA harbors:
- a CDS encoding uncharacterized protein (predicted protein), with protein sequence MNPGGSGAFYKPPASDRIRVSPSTRYANRSYLGNLPRDIERPLNGSATFTYSYNESTFARRLHRYCIEYAYQLFTDPRTDPQDIYRVFRLVSCVRQEDKLARCLSSLLSAGPKESLERPNVPFYCIGGAGTHYPHMQPDGKPLYPENMRLPGRVLGSIPGSAQEMDNKSSSEKRQELLKLYGLDGTWLDCRDVQGYLEEKGFCLDGAPCIFATPTLENQENSPKAALDQSKDIPMNLDDSHKLTSLPLRTVDGTDERNSEKAANAAEQAAWVLNIEEFVQSKYFVIYHHAL encoded by the coding sequence ATGAACCCCGGTGGAAGTGGGGCGTTCTACAAGCCACCAGCAAGTGACCGCATTAGAGTATCACCTTCCACTAGATATGCAAATCGCTCATATCTAGGCAATCTCCCAAGAGACATCGAAAGACCACTGAACGGCAGCGCCACTTTCACATACAGCTATAACGAATCAACATTCGCTCGTCGACTCCACCGGTACTGCATAGAGTACGCGTACCAATTATTCACCGATCCGCGAACAGATCCCCAGGACATCTATCGTGTCTTCCGACTGGTGAGCTGCGTGCGTCAAGAGGATAAATTGGCCCGCTGTCTTTCGTCCCTCCTCAGTGCAGGCCCAAAAGAGTCCTTGGAAAGACCAAATGTGCCTTTCTACTGCATCGGTGGTGCGGGTACCCATTATCCGCATATGCAGCCCGATGGAAAGCCTCTGTATCCCGAGAACATGCGGCTTCCGGGTCGAGTCCTTGGTTCCATTCCGGGTAGTGCTCAGGAGATGGACAATAAATCGTCGTCGGAGAAGAGACAGGAGCTTCTTAAGTTATACGGGCTGGATGGTACCTGGCTTGATTGTCGTGATGTCCAGGGTTATCTTGAAGAAAAGGGCTTCTGTCTTGATGGTGCGCCGTGTATCTTCGCCACTCCTACGCTTGAGAACCAGGAGAATTCTCCAAAGGCTGCGCTGGATCAATCGAAGGACATTCCTATGAATCTAGATGATAGTCATAAGCTCACATCGTTGCCCTTGCGTACCGTTGATGGCACGGATGAGCGCAATTCTGAAAAAGCAGCCAATGCAGCAGAACAAGCGGCCTGGGTCCTCAACATTGAAGAGTTTGTTCAGAGTAAGTACTTTGTAATTTACCATCATGCATTGTAA
- a CDS encoding uncharacterized protein (predicted protein) gives MDYQFGLGRLRPPTCHRCPFVVFKHLRLAISRRSSSLETIDLSSLRLLYPRICTLTPNSNVSVTMVGINEVRKSNVALHAREGDFVAVFVGGTSGIGEATAKELAKTIKKPTIHLVGRNQAAGSKILEELKSANPDGTFHFIQSDVSLLRNVDEACSEIKQKEKAIDLLFLSTGHLAASKQSKENHTYPSFEYVAANCKVDTSEGLENNHALRYYSRMRFVHNLLPLLSASKAPARVVSVLAAGQEGKIEEDNLDLQKSWSIMKAGMYAATLNSLAAEHLATLYPSISFVHVFPGIVRTPLMNKTMGSIAGSIVSFLSRPMSISSQESGERHVFISTSAAYPPAAPEDPTNAGVPLVEGVKTSVASTGKIGGGSYILNYDGANAANEKLMSGYRAEDFPKKIWAHTLETFKKVFDPSQ, from the coding sequence ATGGATTACCAATTCGGACTTGGACGTCTCCGACCACCGACTTGTCATCGATGCCCATTCGTCGTATTTAAACACTTGCGACTCGCGATCTCACGGAGGTCGTCATCATTGGAAACAATTGATCTGAGCTCTCTCAGGCTGTTATACCCTCGCATCTGTACCTTAACTCCAAACTCCAACGTCTCAGTCACCATGGTGGGCATCAATGAAGTCCGCAAATCCAACGTCGCTCTCCACGCCCGCGAAGGAGACTTCGTCGCAGTCTTCGTGGGAGGAACCAGTGGCATCGGCGAAGCAACAGCCAAGGAGCTagccaagaccatcaaaAAGCCGACAATCCATCTCGTGGGACGAAATCAAGCCGCCGGATCCAAGATATTAGAGGAATTGAAATCAGCCAATCCCGATGGGACCTTTCATTTTATTCAATCGGACGTCTCACTTCTCCGGAATGTAGACGAAGCGTGCTCGGAAATCaagcagaaggaaaaggcgaTCGATCTATTATTCCTCTCGACGGGACATCTTGCTGCCTCGAAACAAAGTAAGGAGAACCACACATATCCATCATTTGAGTACGTGGCAGCTAACTGTAAAGTAGATACAAGCGAAGGCCTCGAAAACAATCATGCCCTCCGTTACTACTCCCGCATGCGCTTCGTCCACAATCTCCTCCCGCTGCTCAGCGCATCCAAAGCCCCAGCTCGTGTCGTGAGCGTCCTAGCTGCCGGCCAGGAAGGTAAAATCGAAGAAGATAACCTCGACTTACAAAAGTCGTGGTCCATCATGAAAGCCGGCATGTATGCGGCGACCTTAAACTCCCTCGCCGCAGAACACCTGGCCACGCTGTACCCATCCATCAGTTTCGTTCACGTATTCCCCGGCATTGTCCGCACACCTCTCATGAACAAGACCATGGGCTCGATCGCCGGTTCAATCGTTAGCTTCCTTTCGCGACCGATGTCGATTTCCTCGCAGGAGAGTGGTGAGAGGCACGTGTTTATCTCGACCTCCGCTGCTTATCCGCCCGCTGCGCCTGAGGATCCAACAAACGCAGGAGTGCCACTTGTGGAAGGGGTGAAGACAAGCGTAGCTTCGACTGGGAAAATCGGTGGGGGATCGTATATTCTTAACTATGATGGGGCCAATGCAGCAAATGAGAAGCTTATGAGCGGATATCGGGCGGAGGATTTCCCGAAGAAGATCTGGGCTCATACCCTGGAGACGTTTAAGAAGGTGTTTGATCCGTCGCAGTAA
- a CDS encoding uncharacterized protein (predicted protein) — MEIKHPISEIPDHNETPSKPTSQNTYQERMGWNLDYSAITPGPGGTVMLGEKGGAEAVARRAKERRARERELALQEGRLADDAVSETTLVPQSTQSGSIGGGDVKPGSSFQGKALNCRKIAKAVSEGDGAPEVSGKKSGFRARWREFRERNLP, encoded by the exons ATGGAGAT AAAACATCCCATCTCAGAAATCCCCGATCACAACGAAACCCCCTCTAAACCCACATCCCAGAATACATaccaagaaagaatgggCTGGAACCTAGACTACAGCGCCATAACCCCCGGACCAGGGGGCACAGTCATGCTCGGTGAAAAAGGCGGTGCCGAGGCCGTCGCACGCCGGGCCAAAGAGCGTCGAGCCCGAGAACGGGAACTTGCCTTGCAGGAAGGCAGGTTGGCGGATGATGCCGTGTCGGAGACGACGCTTGTGCCTCAGTCGACGCAATCAGGGTCAATCGGTGGTGGCGATGTGAAGCCAGGATCTAGTTTCCAAGGCAAGGCGCTGAACTGCAGGAAGATAGCAAAGGCCGTGTCTGAGGGTGATGGTGCTCCGGAGGTCagtggaaagaagagcggGTTTAGAGCGAGGTGGAGGGAGTTTAGGGAGAGAAATTTGCCGTGA
- a CDS encoding uncharacterized protein (predicted protein), with product MAAYTQKPLFNRCFQNAISSEAVIAEKLWAIEYLNDWFTNNSSASIPGPQADPNILQWETIYHLCINGSKEAVIRLLQLGLTFSVPWDPRTLFHAAVRRYDNDKDILYHLLGNLPLNQFFLVFQPDETGETPLQCALNQPYFGEKEAMLLRWALHARRLGWEIHYNRTLAVAARNGHIDAVKMLLGALHDARHDMNTDPLISAIRYMAKETNNDENLAIGCDIVTQLAQYGHEMGWGNGVGYFVQELVGLFKYRVYGTT from the coding sequence ATGGCGGCATATACACAAAAACCACTGTTCAACAGATGCTTTCAAAATGCAATATCATCCGAGGCCGTCATAGCAGAAAAATTGTGGGCAATAGAATATCTCAACGACTGGTTTACAAACAACTCTAGCGCAAGTATTCCGGGTCCACAGGCGGATCCCAATATACTACAATGGGAGACCATATACCACCTGTGTATCAATGGCAGTAAAGAGGCGGTGATACGACTACTTCAGCTAGGGCTTACATTTTCCGTGCCCTGGGATCCAAGAACTCTCTTTCATGCTGCTGTCAGGAGATATGATAACGACAAGGACATATTGTATCACCTGCTGGGCAATCTGCCCTTGAACCaattttttcttgtttttcaACCAGATGAGACTGGAGAAACACCTCTACAATGCGCCTTAAACCAGCCCTATTTTGGTGAAAAGGAGGCGATGCTATTGAGGTGGGCACTTCATGCTAGAAGACTGGGGTGGGAGATACACTACAACAGAACACTCGCTGTTGCTGCACGGAATGGACACATTGATGCCGTCAAAATGCTCCTCGGCGCTTTGCATGATGCGAGGCACGATATGAACACAGATCCACTAATCTCGGCTATTCGTTACATGGCAAAAGAGACTAACAATGACGAAAACCTCGCCATTGGATGTGACATAGTCACACAGCTGGCCCAATATGGACATGAAATGGGATGGGGCAACGGAGTGGGATACTTTGTTCAAGAGCTTGTCGGTCTCTTTAAATATAGGGTATATGGAACGACATAA
- a CDS encoding phytanoyl-CoA dioxygenase family protein (predicted protein), with protein MQRITHITRLCKPTRSCTQSRSMSSFPTSISPSQSEIQSRQLSPQNLEIAIRSLHHDGLVVVENVVPHDALDRLNHKMVKDAWTLRNRKENSPYNYNPGNIQQDPPPVRKYFDPEIFFNPIATQITTTALGPRPKWTFCSGNSAMPPTAENPPMSQPVHSDADFAHPTHPFAYVVNVPLITMTPENGSTEVWLGTHTDSGLHVQEGMHGERASGRIQLSALEKQRMIRPPCQPVVPKGALVLRDLRLWHAGIGNQTDDVRVMLAMIHFAPWYRNPMRLEFAEDLKPLVEKETGLEIPVDWVTEAEAMSRYLNRGFGNSYDFSQRP; from the exons ATGCAGCGTATCACCCATATCACTAGACTGTGTAAGCCTACGAGGTCCTGCACACAATCTCGAAGCATGTCAAGTTTCCCAACCAGCATCTCCCCCTCACAGTCAGAAATCCAGAGTCGGCAGCTTTCTCCGCAGAATCTAGAGATCGCAATTCGAAGTCTCCACCACGACGGTTTAGTCGTAGTGGAGAATGTCGTGCCCCACGATGCCCTGGACCGACTAAACCATAAAATGGTCAAGGATGCATGGACGCTGCggaacaggaaagaaaacagtcCCTATAACTATAACCCTGGGAATATCCAGCAGGATCCCCCGCCTGTGCGGAAATACTTCGATCCTGAAATCTTCTTCA ATCCAATCGCTACCCAGATAACCACAACGGCGCTAGGGCCCCGTCCAAAATGGACCTTTTGTTCTGGAAACTCAGCCATGCCTCCTACAGCTGAAAACCCGCCCATGTCTCAGCCAGTCCACTCTGACGCAGATTTCGCCCACCCGACGCACCCGTTCGCTTATGTCGTAAACGTCCCACTGATTACCATGACTCCCGAAAACGGCTCTACAGAGGTGTGGCTGGGAACACACACCGATTCAGGATTGCACGTCCAGGAAGGAATGCACGGTGAGCGAGCAAGTGGGCGAATTCAACTGAGTgcgctggagaagcagagaatGATTCGGCCGCCGTGTCAGCCTGTTGTTCCTAAGGGCGCGTTGGTTCTGAGGGACTTGAGGCTGTGGCATGCGGGAATAGGAAACCAAACCGATGACGTTAGGGTTATGTTGGCGATGA TTCATTTCGCGCCGTGGTATCGAAACCCTATGAGGCTGGAATTTGCGGAGGATTTGAAGCCTCTGGTGGAGAAAGAGACGGGCCTCGAGATCCCTGTCGACTGGGTTACGGAGGCGGAAGCCATGTCGCGGTATTTGAATAGGGGATTTGGAAACTCGTATGATTTCAGTCAGCGGCCGTAG
- a CDS encoding uncharacterized protein (predicted protein) — MPRPFLTNSDGLRPVCLRCQQASRNCQWSNRSPREQQSRSPTTPDQSLTTRPRSAEYVSTKDPEAALRNPHIATIFRYYIEHLAGWYDLNDVKRHFGDIVPSCARRNSLLLSAILAFAAASQSSSFLKKDLWDLAESYHLESVQALLQLTENPDEFRTGETLAAICLLRSYEIISQNVSCQNHLQGSYSLLASRPAGLEAGLLSAGFWNYLREDITVALIEKRSLMIELSQEHLPPTVEGEDDLANRITYLLGKVINRCLNQDASPLEQHEWHSLGDELDTWRASLPASFEPIGTPGLYGQSNFPCLWTVSGWHASSLQYYHTALAILSIAEPMQTGMNTLQQIQLINNFEKKLNHHAVQVSALAIFSNSAPVWVNSFGPISFCGPWLRDSQRVHELIEETRKWGSKTGWPVASIVESLSRSGTRG, encoded by the exons ATGCCCCGACCTTTTCTAACAAACA GTGATGGACTTCGACCCGTGTGTCTTCGCTGccaacaagcttctcgaaATTGCCAGTGGAGCAACCGTTCTCCAAGAGAGCAACAGTCCAGGTCGCCCACTACCCCAGATCAGAGCTTAACCACCAGGCCGCGGTCCGCCGAATACGTATCGACGAAAGATCCCGAAGCGGCACTCCGGAACCCCCATATTGCGACAATATTTCGTTACTATATCGAACATCTGGCCGGATGGTATGACCTCAACGATGTCAAGAGACATTTCGGTGACATAGTCCCTTCATGTGCGCGGAGAAACTCGCTCCTTCTCAGCGCCATCCTAGCCTTTGCCGCAGCGAGTCAGAGTTCGAGCTTCCTGAAGAAAGACCTTTGGGACTTGGCAGAGTCGTATCACCTCGAGAGTGTTCAGGCACTGCTGCAGCTCACAGAAAATCCAGATGAATTCCGGACTGGCGAGACGCTGGCCGCTATTTGTCTTCTTCGGTCGTATGAGATTATATCGC AAAATGTCAGTTGTCAgaatcatcttcaaggatcATATTCCTTGTTAGCAAGTCGGCCTGCTGGGCTTGAAGCCGGGTTACTCAGCGCCGGCTTCTGGAATTACCTCCGAGAAGATATTACCGTTGCGCTTATAGAGAAACGGAGTCTTATGATAGAGCTCTCTCAAGAACACCTGCCTCCAACAGTCGAGGGCGAAGATGACCTTGCCAACAGAATTACATACCTGCTAGGAAAAGTTATCAACCGATGCCTCAATCAAGACGCTTCGCCCTTAGAGCAGCACGAGTGGCACTCACTCGGCGATGAGCTCGATACCTGGCGTGCCTCTCTACCCGCCTCGTTCGAGCCTATTGGGACTCCGGGGCTATATGGACAAAGTAACTTTCCCTGCTTATGGACAGTCAGCGGATGGCATG CCTCGAGTCTGCAATATTACCACACGGCCCTGGCAATCCTGAGCATTGCTGAACCGATGCAGACTGGCATGAATACGCTCCAACAAATCCAACTCATCAATAACTTTGAGAAAAAGCTCAATCATCACGCAGTTCAGGTCTCGGCTCTTGCGATTTTTAGCAATTCTGCGCCCGTGTGGGTCAATTCGTTTGGCCCCATTTCCTTCT GTGGTCCGTGGCTGAGAGACTCACAGAGAGTTCACGAATTAATCGAGGAGACACGCAAATGGGGAAGCAAGACCGGCTGGCCAGTTGCGAGTATAGTCGAGTCGCTGTCGCGGTCGGGGACCAGAGGGTGA
- a CDS encoding uncharacterized protein (predicted protein): MPSKRISRRPFLSSEEVTVGSLINNINEPVKGAYGCPWPLGQIEDFAVRSVPDMCAATQPTKDTGLSASFTRLFKTPGRGCADSDDMRPRGGKLYTLKNPRELFRNLSTNKGVKKWLQQQIGEKSDVYLVEGLATLEGNSTSSCMDSEDSYPAQGELICAMRVLKLVFKPFRTKTLESGRLEKNSSWEVFSDCKLLHSQAAEWVEVSDGEESSLGDRDRRAMGDNGHGGMFAFDEDLREQPRNRREEVSRFSDDSR, from the coding sequence atGCCAAGCAAACGCATATCGAGGCGCCCTTTCCTCTCAAGTGAAGAGGTGACTGTAGGCAGCCtgatcaacaacatcaatgaACCCGTAAAAGGTGCCTATGGATGCCCCTGGCCTCTGGGCCAAATCGAGGACTTTGCAGTCAGATCTGTACCCGACATGTGCGCCGCTACTCAACCCACGAAAGACACAGGGCTATCTGCTTCATTCACCCGTTTATTCAAAACACCCGGCCGCGGCTGTGCAGATAGCGACGATATGCGTCCCAGAGGCGGAAAGCTATATACACTCAAAAACCCGAGGGAGCTATTCCGTAACCTCAGCACAAACAAGGGCGTCAAGAAATGGCTGCAACAACAGATTGGTGAAAAATCGGACGTGTACTTGGTAGAGGGCCTTGCGACGCTAGAAGGAAATTCTACCAGTAGCTGCATGGATAGTGAAGATAGTTATCCGGCTCAGGGAGAACTGATCTGTGCTATGCGTGTTTTGAAGCTTGTCTTTAAGCCTTTTAGGACGAAAACTCTCGAGTCTGGGCGATTGGAGAAGAATAGCTCGTGGGAGGTGTTCTCGGATTGCAAGTTGTTACACTCTCAGGCAGCGGAGTGGGTCGAAGTGTCGGACGGAGAGGAGAGCAGCCTAGGGGACCGGGATCGTCGGGCTATGGGAGATAATGGCCACGGTGGAATGTTTGCTTTCGATGAGGACCTTCGCGAGCAACCCAGGAATCGACGTGAGGAAGTGAGCCGGTTCTCAGATGATTCGCGATAG
- a CDS encoding arylsulfotransferase family protein (predicted protein) — translation MHGPRQAAPYIFRDDGELVWSGYGYYSIWATNFQKARWKGKDILFSFEGDHNAGYGHGHGHTTILDQHYETIRELRAGNHKLTDKHEFHIINEETALIQIYQPIPKDLTRWGASPEQQWIVNAIFQELDIETGELLFEWSSLDHVLPDEAILPINPGQAGSGYNSSDAWDYFHINSVDKDSEGNYLISARDACAVHKINGSTGEIIWRLGGVKSDFDLGPNVKFCFQHHARFVSRDGDKEVISLYDNSAHGTENGRGSEVHTHPFSQGKIIEINTATWKASIVQAFQPPDGLLSKSQGSTQLLPNRNVLVNWGSEGALTEFRPDGTPIFHTYMDSGFLGLGVENYRGFRYNWTGLPNETPAIVSLENDQGTTVYVSWNGDTETKVWRFYQVTDEYGSRQYLGETKRTGFETAFSLKSGNVHTVSAEAIGANGRVLTSTGIVKTQVEILPPPKGVEASSSVSLQDKMQPQIYLGQKSRWEEHMILKVDRFHLD, via the exons ATGCATGGTCCTCGTCAGGCAGCTCCCTACATCTTCCGCGATGATGGAGAATTAGTCTGGTCGGGCTACGGCTATTACTCCATCTGGGCAACGAACTTCCAGAAGGCACGCTGGAAGGGCAAGGACATTCTCTTCAGCTTTGAGGGAGACCACAATGCGGGCTATGGTCATGGTCATGGTCATACTACTATCTTGGACCAGCATTACGAGACCATTCGTGAGCTGCGCGCGGGGAATCACAAGTTGACCGATAAACATGAATTCCATATCATCAATGAGGAAACCGCTCTCATTCAAATTTATCAGCCCATCCCCAAGGACCTTACTCGATGGGGAGCAAGCCCCGAGCAACAGTGGATTGTCAATGCTATCTTTCAAG AGCTAGATATAGAAACTGGAGAGCTCCTCTTTGAGTGGTCTAGTTTGGACCATGTTCTCCCTGACG AGGCCATCTTACCCATTAACCCGGGCCAAGCCGGCTCCGGTTACAACTCGTCGGATGCGTGGGATTACTTCCACATCAACTCCGTCGACAAAGATTCCGAGGGTAACTATCTCATCTCGGCTCGCGATGCCTGCGCAGTCCACAAGATCAACGGCTCCACCGGCGAGATTATCTGGCGCCTGGGTGGTGTCAAGTCCGACTTCGATCTTGGGCCCAACGTCAAGTTCTGCTTCCAGCATCACGCGCGCTTTGTCTCTAGGGACGGTGATAAAGAAGTTATCTCGCTCTATGATAACTCTGCTCATGGAACTGAGAACGGCCGTGGCAGTGAAGTCCACACCCATCCCTTCTCCCAGGGCAAAATCATCGAGATCAATACGGCTACTTGGAAGGCCTCCATTGTCCAAGCCTTCCAGCCTCCCGATGGTCTCCTATCAAAATCTCAGGGGAGCACCCAGCTCCTCCCCAACAGGAATGTGCTCGTCAATTGGGGCTCTGAAGGTGCCCTAACCGAATTTCGTCCCGACGGTACCCCTAtcttccatacatacatggacTCTGGtttcttgggtttgggtGTCGAGAACTACCGTGGCTTCCGGTATAACTGGACCGGTCTTCCCAATGAGACGCCggccattgtttctctcGAGAACGATCAGGGCACTACTGTGTACGTCTCTTGGAACGGAGATACCGAAACCAAGGTCTGGCGCTTTTACCAAGTTACGGATGAGTATGGCTCGCGGCAGTACCTTGGCGAGACCAAACGTACTGGTTTCGAGACTGCCTTTTCCCTTAAATCCGGCAATGTTCATACGGTGTCTGCTGAAGCTATCGGTGCTAATGGCCGTGTCTTGACTTCGACCGGCATCGTAAAGACACAGGTTGAAATCTTACCTCCACCCAAAGGAGTAGAAGCCTCGTCATCCGTTTCGCTTCAAGACAAGATGCAGCCCCAGATTTACTTGGGCCAGAAGAGCCGCTGGGAGGAGCACATGATCCTGAAGGTCGATCGCTTCCATCTGGATTAA
- a CDS encoding uncharacterized protein (predicted protein): MSGMLHKVKEAVTGHHDSTSDTTHTNTTNNANYAENPKSSNHGPHGSAIANKLDPRVDSDRDNRAGHHTTTTTGPGGTTTTHSSTHGPQQAPVGAAGGVDAPFGTTGHAGSHSTNAGPHSSNVANKVDPRVDSDRDNRARHEALGGAHGPHSSNLANKADPRVDSDRDNRAAGIGATGAIGTPGAYSSGASHGYGTGTGTGAGVGTGTGLGHGHGTTTSTAGPHSSNLANKADPRVDSDLDNRARHQGLASSSYNTSGGSTTAGPHSSNIANKLDPRVDSDLDNRHNVGNVGTQRHI; encoded by the exons ATGTCTGGCATGCTACACAAGGTTAAGGAGGCTGTCACTGGCCATCACGACTCGACCTCCGACACCACCCataccaacaccaccaacaacgCCAACTACGCTGAGAACCCTAAATCCTCCAACCACGGCCCTCACGGCTCGGCAATTGCGAACAAGCTCGACCCCCGTGTCGACAGCGACCGTG ACAACCGCGCTGGTCatcacaccaccaccactaccggCCCTGGTGGCACGACTACCACCCACTCCAGCACCCATGGTCCTCAGCAAGCTCCCGTTGGCGCCGCTGGCGGCGTAGACGCTCCATTTGGCACAACTGGACATGCTGGTTCCCACTCTACCAACGCTGGTCCCCATAGCTCCAACGTCGCCAACAAGGTCGACCCCCGCGTTGACTCTGACCGAGACAACCGCGCTCGTCACGAAGCTCTGGGCGGTGCTCACGGCCCTCATTCGTCCAACTTGGCCAACAAGGCTGACCCCCGTGTTGACAGTGACCGAG ACAACCGCGCCGCCGGTATTGGAGCTACTGGCGCCATTGGTACCCCTGGCGCTTACTCCTCTGGAGCAAGCCACGGCTACGGCACTGGCACTGGCACCGGCGCTGGTGTTGGCACTGGAACCGGCCTtggccatggccatggcacTACCACCTCGACCGCTGGTCCCCACAGCTCCAACCTCGCCAACAAGGCCGATCCGCGTGTCGACTCCGACCTGGACAACCGTGCCCGCCACCAGGGTCTCGCCAGCAGCAGCTACAACACCTCTGGCGGTAGCACCACCGCGGGTCCCCACAGCTCCAACATCGCTAACAAGCTTGACCCTCGCGTTGACTCCGACTTGGATAACCGCCACAACGTTGGCAATGTTGGCACCCAGCGCCATATCTAA